The following are encoded together in the Acidobacteriota bacterium genome:
- a CDS encoding valine--tRNA ligase codes for MEKRFEPASYEGKWQAWWDEQDLYRCPADPEGEGPKPYCILIPPPNVTGKLHMGHALQSTLQDLVTRWRRMRGDNALWLPGTDHAGIATQLMVERHLEERGSGRTELGREKFVERVWQWKHEYHANIRGQLQRLGASCDWSRERFTLDDGLARAVRTAFVRLHEEGLIYRGEHMVNWSPVLRTAVSDLEVENREVEGRLYHLAYPLEPLAESSAAEEALVVATTRPETMLGDTAVAFHPDDERYRHLTGRTARLPLLGRRLRLVADEHVDPEFGTGLVKVTPFHDPNDYEIGRRHELPGVRVIDFDGRMTAEAGSDFEGLDRFEARRRVVERLEAEGRLVKVEPHVHSVGHSQRSGEPVEPMLSPQWFADVSGMAKEALAAVESGDIRLVPSSWDRTWEHWLRNIRPWVISRQLWWGHRIPAWYDADGACYVAMDRAAAEEQAGTAELTRDPDVLDTWFSSGLWPISTLGWPDEEAPDLRTWYPTEVLITGFDILFFWVARMVMLSQHLYGDVPFRAVHLTGLVRDADGEKMSKTKGNTVDPMDLIEEYGADAMRFTLAVLDVPGRDIPLDLERMAGYRAFGNKIWNAVRFALARTEGATTPESAAELRGDELAAAEQWILSRLSATAAAVNGALEEFRFDRACNALYHFFWHELCDWYIEFAKPALSGRSPRPRAAETVLFTLEASLRLLHPVMPHLTEELWQRLPRASAAGSGAPESIALQAYPLSDDELVSDEVERGMDAVIAVVQAARSLRRERNLAGAAKMTVFVEDGDRELIAFVVEQASLLGAVAGVAQVTAGRGPAGSVRDRVGGVNLAFEVEAPEMSESERAKLARDLQKIDAEIAGARGRLSNAGFLEKAPAHVVEGNRARLAELEERRQRMAEALGG; via the coding sequence TGGAGAAGCGCTTCGAACCTGCCTCCTACGAAGGCAAATGGCAGGCGTGGTGGGACGAACAGGACCTGTACCGCTGTCCTGCCGACCCGGAAGGCGAGGGGCCGAAGCCCTACTGCATCCTGATACCGCCGCCGAACGTCACCGGCAAGCTGCACATGGGGCATGCCCTGCAGAGCACCCTGCAGGATCTGGTCACGCGCTGGCGGCGGATGCGAGGCGACAACGCGCTGTGGCTGCCCGGAACGGATCACGCCGGCATCGCCACCCAGCTCATGGTCGAGCGGCACCTGGAAGAGCGGGGCTCCGGCCGGACCGAACTCGGAAGGGAGAAGTTCGTCGAGCGGGTCTGGCAGTGGAAGCACGAGTACCACGCGAACATCCGCGGCCAGTTGCAGCGTCTGGGTGCTTCCTGCGACTGGTCCCGTGAGCGGTTTACGCTTGACGACGGCCTGGCGCGCGCGGTGCGCACAGCCTTCGTGCGCCTCCACGAAGAGGGCCTGATCTACCGCGGCGAGCACATGGTCAACTGGTCGCCGGTGCTGAGGACGGCGGTTTCCGACCTCGAGGTGGAGAACCGCGAGGTTGAGGGTCGCCTCTACCACCTCGCCTACCCCCTGGAGCCGCTCGCGGAAAGCTCCGCGGCCGAGGAGGCGCTGGTCGTGGCCACCACGCGGCCCGAGACGATGCTCGGGGATACCGCCGTCGCCTTTCACCCGGACGACGAGCGCTACCGCCACCTCACCGGTCGCACGGCCAGGCTGCCCCTTCTCGGCCGCCGCCTCCGGTTGGTCGCCGACGAGCACGTCGATCCCGAGTTCGGCACGGGACTGGTCAAGGTGACGCCGTTCCACGATCCGAACGACTACGAGATCGGCCGCCGCCACGAGCTGCCCGGCGTGCGCGTGATCGACTTCGACGGTCGGATGACCGCGGAGGCGGGATCCGATTTCGAAGGCCTGGATCGCTTCGAGGCGCGGCGCCGCGTCGTCGAACGGCTGGAGGCGGAAGGGCGGCTGGTCAAGGTCGAGCCCCACGTCCACAGCGTCGGCCATTCCCAACGGAGCGGCGAGCCGGTCGAGCCGATGCTGTCGCCGCAGTGGTTCGCGGACGTCTCCGGCATGGCGAAGGAGGCCCTGGCGGCGGTCGAGAGCGGCGACATCCGTCTGGTTCCCTCCTCGTGGGACCGGACCTGGGAGCACTGGCTCAGGAACATCCGACCGTGGGTTATCTCGCGCCAGCTCTGGTGGGGACACCGCATTCCGGCCTGGTACGACGCGGATGGCGCCTGCTACGTGGCGATGGACAGAGCCGCCGCCGAGGAACAGGCGGGCACCGCCGAGCTGACCCGGGACCCGGACGTGCTGGACACCTGGTTCTCGTCCGGCCTGTGGCCAATCTCCACGCTGGGCTGGCCGGACGAGGAGGCTCCCGACCTCCGCACCTGGTACCCGACCGAGGTCCTGATCACGGGCTTCGACATCCTGTTCTTCTGGGTGGCGCGCATGGTCATGCTGTCGCAGCACCTCTACGGCGACGTGCCCTTCCGGGCGGTTCACCTGACCGGGCTGGTTCGGGACGCCGACGGCGAGAAGATGTCGAAGACCAAGGGCAACACGGTCGACCCGATGGACCTGATCGAGGAGTACGGGGCCGACGCGATGCGCTTCACCCTGGCGGTTCTCGACGTGCCTGGGCGCGACATTCCGCTCGACCTCGAGCGCATGGCCGGCTATCGCGCCTTCGGCAACAAGATCTGGAACGCAGTCCGGTTCGCGCTGGCGCGCACCGAAGGAGCGACCACGCCGGAGTCGGCCGCCGAACTGCGCGGCGACGAGCTGGCGGCCGCCGAACAGTGGATCCTCTCCCGTCTGTCGGCCACGGCGGCCGCGGTCAACGGGGCCCTGGAGGAGTTTCGCTTCGACCGTGCCTGCAACGCGCTCTACCACTTCTTCTGGCATGAGCTCTGCGACTGGTACATCGAGTTTGCGAAGCCGGCCCTGTCGGGAAGGTCGCCGCGGCCGCGGGCCGCCGAGACCGTTCTGTTCACGCTCGAAGCGAGCCTGCGGCTGCTGCATCCGGTGATGCCGCACCTGACCGAGGAGCTCTGGCAGCGCCTGCCGCGCGCCTCGGCTGCCGGCTCCGGGGCACCGGAGAGCATCGCGCTTCAGGCCTACCCGCTGAGCGACGACGAGTTGGTCTCGGACGAGGTCGAGCGGGGCATGGACGCCGTGATCGCCGTGGTCCAGGCGGCCCGGAGTCTGCGGCGCGAGCGGAACCTCGCCGGGGCCGCGAAGATGACGGTCTTCGTGGAGGACGGCGACCGGGAGCTGATCGCCTTCGTCGTGGAGCAGGCGTCCCTGCTGGGCGCCGTGGCCGGTGTCGCCCAGGTGACCGCGGGCCGGGGGCCGGCCGGGTCGGTCCGGGACCGCGTCGGAGGCGTGAACCTCGCGTTCGAGGTCGAGGCGCCCGAGAT